In a single window of the Methanobacterium alcaliphilum genome:
- a CDS encoding DEAD/DEAH box helicase, with amino-acid sequence MDQLAFNDLNISKNIKKAIVDMGFEEATPIQSLTIPFALEGKDVIGQAQTGTGKTAAFGIPVLEKIYIPDKSVQAIILCPTRELSIQVAEELGKLSMHISKLKTLPVYGGQPIGRQIRALNKGVHVVIGTPGRVIDHIKRGTLILDGVETVVLDEADEMLDMGFRDDIEEILRHVPKKRQTLLFSATMSKAILKLTKKYQQNPKHVKVAQHQITAPEIEQIYFEVKEKMKTEVLSRLLDIHDLNLTLVFCNTKRRVDRLVKDLKTRGYFVDGIHGDMRQGQRDKVMNKFRKGKIDILVATDVAARGIDVSNVDAVFNYDVPNDNEYYVHRIGRTGRAGQKGQAFTFVAGKEIYKLRDIQRFTKTKIKQNQIPSLRDIEKIKTDILLDKVKNIVENDNLDRYVHNVERLIEVGYTSVDISAALLKIIEDRDGQ; translated from the coding sequence ATGGATCAATTAGCATTCAACGATTTAAATATATCAAAAAATATTAAAAAAGCTATTGTAGACATGGGATTTGAAGAAGCAACTCCTATACAATCTCTTACAATTCCTTTTGCATTAGAAGGAAAAGATGTTATTGGGCAGGCCCAAACAGGTACTGGTAAAACCGCAGCCTTTGGGATTCCTGTTCTGGAAAAAATATATATTCCCGATAAATCTGTACAAGCCATTATTCTATGCCCCACCAGGGAATTAAGTATTCAGGTGGCAGAAGAACTGGGAAAACTCTCTATGCATATAAGTAAATTAAAAACTTTACCTGTTTACGGTGGACAACCTATTGGCCGGCAGATCAGGGCTTTAAATAAAGGAGTTCATGTGGTTATAGGAACTCCTGGAAGAGTTATTGATCATATTAAAAGAGGAACTCTCATATTAGATGGTGTAGAAACAGTTGTTCTTGATGAAGCAGATGAAATGCTTGATATGGGATTCAGGGATGATATTGAAGAAATTTTAAGGCACGTTCCTAAGAAAAGGCAAACCTTATTATTCTCAGCAACCATGTCCAAGGCCATCTTAAAGCTAACTAAAAAATATCAACAAAATCCTAAACACGTGAAAGTTGCCCAACATCAAATCACTGCCCCTGAAATTGAGCAAATATACTTTGAAGTTAAAGAAAAGATGAAAACTGAAGTATTGTCTCGATTATTAGATATTCATGATTTAAATCTTACTCTGGTATTCTGTAATACTAAAAGAAGGGTTGATAGGTTAGTAAAAGACCTTAAAACCAGAGGATACTTTGTTGATGGTATTCATGGAGATATGAGGCAGGGACAAAGAGATAAAGTTATGAACAAATTCCGAAAAGGTAAAATTGATATCTTAGTGGCTACTGATGTGGCAGCAAGAGGAATCGATGTTTCAAATGTTGATGCTGTTTTTAACTATGATGTTCCAAATGATAATGAATATTATGTCCACAGAATCGGTAGGACTGGAAGAGCTGGTCAAAAAGGTCAGGCATTTACTTTTGTAGCAGGCAAAGAGATTTATAAATTAAGGGATATTCAACGATTCACTAAAACAAAAATAAAACAAAACCAGATTCCATCTTTAAGAGATATTGAAAAAATAAAAACCGATATATTATTGGATAAAGTTAAAAATATTGTTGAAAATGATAATCTGGATAGATATGTACACAATGTGGAACGTTTGATTGAGGTTGGTTATACTTCAGTTGATATTTCTGCTGCGTTATTGAAGATTATTGAGGACAGGGACGGACAATAG
- a CDS encoding metallophosphoesterase: MNSKVMLLVIFLIVCIPSYMFIEPYLIETKEVVIESNQIPTQFDGKTIVFVSDIHHGPFFDKNRVDGLVNQINDLNPDLILLGGDYVTGDAEYITPVFESLSKLEAPLGVYAVLGNSDPQYWTLNKMPKYNITYIGNEGTWIELNGSRIRLGGVGDYNNGNQIQNATIKPVTTQDFVILISHNPDYFPEVVKSKVDLVLSGHTHGGQVTFFGLWAPVVYSNYGNKYRTGIIKEDNTTMIVSNGIGTVILPIRFFARPEIYVIKLKRTS, encoded by the coding sequence ATGAATTCAAAAGTAATGCTCCTGGTCATCTTTTTAATTGTTTGCATACCTTCATACATGTTTATTGAACCTTATTTAATTGAAACTAAAGAAGTTGTAATAGAATCTAATCAGATACCTACGCAATTTGATGGGAAAACCATTGTTTTTGTAAGTGATATCCATCACGGTCCTTTTTTTGATAAAAATAGAGTAGATGGTTTGGTGAATCAAATAAATGATCTAAACCCCGATCTTATTTTATTGGGCGGGGATTATGTCACAGGTGATGCAGAATATATTACTCCTGTGTTTGAATCATTATCTAAATTAGAAGCCCCTCTGGGTGTTTATGCTGTATTGGGAAACAGCGACCCTCAGTACTGGACACTTAACAAAATGCCAAAATATAACATTACTTATATAGGCAATGAAGGTACATGGATTGAGCTGAATGGTTCTAGGATACGTTTAGGAGGAGTAGGGGATTATAATAATGGTAATCAAATTCAAAACGCAACCATAAAACCAGTAACTACTCAAGATTTTGTAATTTTAATATCGCACAATCCTGATTATTTTCCAGAAGTAGTCAAATCAAAAGTAGATCTGGTTTTATCGGGACACACTCATGGGGGTCAAGTAACCTTTTTTGGACTATGGGCTCCGGTTGTTTACTCCAATTATGGGAATAAATATAGAACTGGAATCATTAAAGAGGACAATACTACTATGATTGTAAGCAATGGGATCGGCACTGTTATATTACCTATTCGATTCTTTGCCCGCCCTGAAATCTATGTAATTAAATTAA